TCATGATCGTGCCGTTGACCTGTTCACGGATGTCATCCACACTGATCGTATTTGGCTTCTCATGAGTCACTCTGATGATATCCGGGTGGTTCCCACTTTCTGCCTGCCTGCAGGAATGGCACTCATTGCACGGATCAGGACCTGCCTTCTCACAGAGCAGCGTTGTCGCGAATAAAGTTGCGAGCATCTTTTTCCCCGCTCCTTTTTCCCCGTTCAGTATATATGCGTGCGACACCTTGTCTTCCTGCACCGCACTTCTTATATAGTCGATAATGTTTTTGTGGCCAACCACATCTTTAAAACTTCCCATTTTGTATTCCCCTAGTATTTTTTCTTAAAAACGTACATTAGTTGCTGTTATATTATTCCTGCATCCAGACCTCTATATACCGCTCCCGCGCCGGCCCTTCCACAGAATATCCCATGTCCTGGTACCATTGTAACATATGTGCGGCCTCTTCCGATACCTTTTCTCCCGGAACGATCAAAGGAGTTCCCGGCGGATACAGATACGCATATTCCAGAGAAATGCATCCTGCGCTTTCCTCCCGGGGAACAAACTTTGCATGCCCTTTTTCGGATATGTCCGTTCCTTCCGCCAGAGCCGCTGCCGCAAAACTGCAAAAGACTACTTCAAGGCGCGGCAGGATCCCCCCAAAAGGTATGCCCGGTCGTCCGGATACGGCCTTGTCCGGTCTCTTCTTCATACGCCTGCCTGTTTCACGGTCGATTTCGCGCAGTGCACAGACAAGGCGGTCCATCCCGTCCTCTGTATCTGCCACAGACGTCATGGCCAGCACATACGTGCCCGCGGCCATCTCCATCTGTAAATGATAATCCTCCAAAAGCGCTTTGTAAAGCATTCGTCCCGTCATATCTGAATCTTTCGCCGATATGACGATCTTGGAGCGGTCAAAATGCGCCGTCTCCGCCAGCTTCAGACAGTGAAGCCCCTTTAACTCCGTGCGCGTGCGCTCTAGCAGCTTTACATACGGCTCAAACAGCCCGCGGCCCCCATTTTCCAGCATATCAATGCAGGAATCTATACTAGCCATCAGCACATAAGACGGGCTGCTCGTCTGAAGCATATGCAGATAATCTCTCACCTTCCGGCGTTTTACAAGCTTCCCGTTCATATGCAGCAATGCTGTCTGGGTCAGCGACGGCAGTGTTTTATGCAGACTGTGTATCACGATGTCCGCTCCCTTTGTGTTGGAATTGTCTGGAAAATAAGGATGGAATCCAAAGTGTGCCCCGTGGGCCTCATCGACGATCAGCGGAATCCCTTTTTCATGGGCCGCCGCCGCAATGGCCTCAACATCCGACACAACTCCGTCATAGGTGGGCGAGACGATAATGACCGCCCGTATATGCGGATGTCTTTCTAACGCACG
This is a stretch of genomic DNA from [Clostridium] hylemonae DSM 15053. It encodes these proteins:
- a CDS encoding aminotransferase class I/II-fold pyridoxal phosphate-dependent enzyme, translating into MNTLYDKLNEYSDSDFYGFHMPGHKRNTKLLRTDVPYHIDITEIEGFDDLHHADGILRAAQERAAFVYQAEETHFLVNGSTVGILSAVAGVTKKGDTVLVARNCHKSVYHAIYLNELDPVYLYPGFSTDTCLNTEISAGDVKRALERHPHIRAVIIVSPTYDGVVSDVEAIAAAAHEKGIPLIVDEAHGAHFGFHPYFPDNSNTKGADIVIHSLHKTLPSLTQTALLHMNGKLVKRRKVRDYLHMLQTSSPSYVLMASIDSCIDMLENGGRGLFEPYVKLLERTRTELKGLHCLKLAETAHFDRSKIVISAKDSDMTGRMLYKALLEDYHLQMEMAAGTYVLAMTSVADTEDGMDRLVCALREIDRETGRRMKKRPDKAVSGRPGIPFGGILPRLEVVFCSFAAAALAEGTDISEKGHAKFVPREESAGCISLEYAYLYPPGTPLIVPGEKVSEEAAHMLQWYQDMGYSVEGPARERYIEVWMQE